One region of Chlorogloeopsis sp. ULAP01 genomic DNA includes:
- a CDS encoding glycosyltransferase family A protein, with the protein MPSFARKIGVVVIGRNEGDRLIRSLDSVVDTACAVVYVDSGSTDGSCEVASGCGVEVVNLDMSVPFTAARARNAGFERLREKYPQLEYVQFVDGDCEVIEGWMEAACETLDANPDIVAVCGWRRERYPQKSVYNRICDVEWRIGSVGNISNFGGDVMIRAVALAAVGGYNSSVIAAEDDELSVRLRQAKGKILRLDRESTWHDANMHTLSQWWQRAKRCGYGYAQVCSLHGEPPECKFVKEVRRALIWGAIAPLGALLLLPFTYGISLLIFGRYPLAALRTIYQTRQQGFLWADRVAWGLSCGVSVFPEAIGVFKFYRDRLTNKQFQIIEYKNSQTPVLKGNGEKGTGNRILEIGI; encoded by the coding sequence GTGCCAAGCTTTGCCAGAAAAATTGGAGTAGTTGTAATTGGGCGTAATGAGGGCGATCGCTTAATCCGTAGCCTGGATTCTGTTGTCGATACAGCCTGTGCAGTAGTTTATGTTGATTCCGGCTCTACTGATGGCAGTTGTGAGGTTGCTTCTGGGTGTGGAGTTGAGGTGGTAAATCTGGATATGTCTGTGCCGTTTACTGCTGCCAGAGCTCGCAATGCTGGTTTTGAGCGACTGCGCGAAAAGTATCCACAACTAGAGTATGTCCAGTTTGTTGACGGTGACTGCGAAGTAATCGAGGGATGGATGGAAGCAGCTTGTGAAACTTTAGATGCCAACCCTGATATTGTGGCTGTGTGTGGTTGGCGGCGCGAACGTTATCCCCAAAAAAGTGTCTATAATCGCATCTGCGATGTTGAGTGGCGGATTGGCTCAGTTGGAAATATTTCTAACTTTGGCGGAGATGTGATGATTCGCGCCGTGGCATTGGCAGCTGTGGGAGGTTACAACAGCAGCGTGATTGCTGCTGAAGATGATGAGTTGAGCGTACGCTTGCGCCAAGCCAAGGGAAAAATTCTGCGTCTTGATCGCGAGAGCACTTGGCATGATGCCAATATGCATACACTGTCGCAATGGTGGCAGCGTGCCAAGCGCTGTGGTTATGGGTATGCTCAGGTTTGCTCTCTGCATGGAGAACCGCCTGAGTGCAAGTTTGTCAAAGAAGTACGACGCGCCTTGATTTGGGGAGCGATCGCACCTTTGGGCGCACTGTTACTATTGCCTTTCACCTACGGGATTTCCTTGCTAATCTTCGGGCGCTATCCACTAGCAGCACTACGGACGATTTATCAGACTCGACAACAAGGCTTCTTGTGGGCTGACAGGGTAGCTTGGGGTTTATCTTGTGGAGTATCAGTGTTTCCCGAAGCAATAGGTGTATTTAAGTTTTACCGCGATCGCCTGACTAACAAACAATTTCAAATCATCGAGTACAAAAATTCTCAAACACCTGTATTAAAAGGAAACGGGGAAAAGGGAACAGGGAACAGGATATTGGAGATAGGGATTTAA
- a CDS encoding glycosyltransferase family 2 protein, whose translation MSDAILLENLTRLIVVILNYRTPSLTIECLRSLVSEVRSQKGTRVIVADNASGDGSVEQIQAAIDTEGWGEWASVLPLDRNGGYAFGNNAAIRLGLQSTHPPSYFMLLNPDTIVRPGALKALLDFMDEHPDVGIAGSRLEDPDGTPQCSAFRFHTIFSELDSGLRLGVVSKLLSKWVVAPPVREDTYQTDWVCGAAMIIRRQVFESVGLLDEKYFLYFEEVDFCLQAKKAGFPCWHVSAARVMHLAGQSTGVTDTKRPPKRLPKYWFDSRRRYFLKNHGLLYAAAADAIWLFAFILWRWRRVIQRKPDKDPPQMMIDFLLNSVFLKGSHV comes from the coding sequence ATGTCTGATGCAATTTTATTAGAGAATCTGACTCGTCTAATTGTAGTCATCCTGAATTATCGCACTCCCAGTTTGACAATTGAGTGCTTGCGTTCGTTAGTGAGCGAGGTGCGATCGCAAAAAGGTACCCGTGTCATCGTTGCTGACAATGCTTCTGGTGACGGCTCAGTTGAACAAATTCAAGCTGCAATCGATACTGAAGGTTGGGGTGAGTGGGCATCGGTGTTGCCACTAGATCGTAATGGCGGATATGCCTTTGGCAATAACGCTGCCATTCGCTTAGGGCTGCAATCTACTCATCCGCCATCCTATTTTATGTTGCTCAATCCAGATACTATCGTTCGTCCTGGTGCTCTCAAAGCTTTGCTAGATTTTATGGATGAACATCCCGATGTAGGAATTGCAGGTAGCCGCTTAGAAGATCCTGACGGTACTCCCCAATGCTCGGCTTTTCGCTTCCACACTATTTTTAGCGAACTTGATTCTGGTTTGCGTCTGGGAGTGGTATCGAAATTACTATCAAAATGGGTAGTTGCACCTCCTGTTCGTGAAGACACCTATCAAACCGATTGGGTGTGTGGAGCAGCGATGATTATCCGCCGCCAAGTCTTTGAGTCGGTGGGTTTGCTGGATGAAAAATACTTTCTGTATTTTGAAGAAGTGGACTTTTGCTTGCAGGCAAAAAAAGCAGGCTTTCCTTGCTGGCACGTTTCTGCGGCTAGAGTTATGCATTTAGCCGGGCAAAGTACAGGAGTAACTGATACTAAACGCCCACCCAAGCGTCTACCTAAATACTGGTTTGATTCGAGGCGCAGATACTTTCTCAAAAATCATGGTTTACTCTATGCTGCTGCTGCTGATGCCATTTGGTTGTTCGCTTTTATTTTGTGGAGGTGGCGAAGAGTAATTCAACGTAAGCCAGACAAAGATCCCCCCCAAATGATGATTGATTTTCTGCTCAATAGCGTGTTCTTAAAGGGTAGTCACGTATAA